The following proteins come from a genomic window of bacterium:
- the gmd gene encoding GDP-mannose 4,6-dehydratase: MKKALITGITGQDGSYLAELLLQKGYEVHGLIRRASTFNTDRIEHLYSDPHDPRSRLFLHYGDLSVSGHLTDLIYNIHPDEIYHLGAQSHVKVSFDMPEYTGDITAIGTVRLLEAIRKSGIKTRFYQASSSEMFGSAPAPQNETTPFEPRSPYAAAKVYGYWIARNYREGYRLFACNGILFNHESPRRGETFVTRKITRAVTRIKLGLQDKLYLGNLVARRDWGYAPEYVEAMWTMLQQDGPDDYVIGTGEAHSVKEFVQEAFSYCGLDWERHVEIDDKYFRPTEVGLLRADASKARRMLGWEPKVNFRELVHIMVDADLEALKEMRHCQDVVRTLVAAW, translated from the coding sequence ATGAAGAAGGCTCTTATCACCGGCATTACCGGGCAGGACGGATCCTATCTGGCAGAATTGCTCCTTCAGAAGGGTTACGAAGTACACGGTCTCATCCGGCGGGCGAGCACTTTCAACACCGACCGGATCGAGCATCTCTACAGCGACCCCCATGATCCCCGGTCCAGGCTTTTTCTCCACTATGGTGATTTATCCGTGTCCGGACACCTGACCGATCTGATTTATAACATCCACCCTGATGAGATTTACCATCTCGGAGCCCAGAGTCATGTCAAGGTCAGTTTTGACATGCCTGAGTATACCGGCGATATTACAGCCATAGGGACCGTCAGGCTGCTTGAGGCTATCCGCAAATCCGGGATTAAAACCCGGTTCTACCAGGCATCGTCCAGTGAGATGTTTGGAAGTGCACCGGCTCCTCAGAATGAAACAACCCCTTTTGAACCGCGAAGCCCCTATGCCGCAGCCAAAGTCTATGGCTATTGGATAGCCAGGAACTATCGTGAAGGGTATCGTCTTTTTGCCTGCAATGGCATTCTGTTCAACCACGAGTCGCCCCGCCGGGGAGAGACCTTTGTCACCCGCAAGATCACCCGGGCAGTGACCAGGATCAAACTGGGGTTGCAGGACAAGCTCTATCTCGGCAATCTGGTCGCCAGACGGGACTGGGGGTACGCCCCGGAGTATGTCGAGGCCATGTGGACCATGCTGCAGCAGGATGGGCCTGACGATTATGTTATCGGAACCGGCGAGGCACATTCGGTGAAGGAGTTCGTCCAGGAGGCTTTTTCGTATTGCGGGCTGGACTGGGAACGGCATGTGGAAATCGATGACAAATACTTTCGCCCGACCGAGGTTGGATTGCTCCGCGCCGATGCATCGAAAGCCCGCAGGATGCTGGGCTGGGAGCCGAAAGTGAATTTCCGGGAACTGGTGCACATTATGGTTGACGCGGATCTGGAAGCCCTCAAAGAAATGCGGCATTGTCAGGATGTGGTCAGAACCCTGGTTGCCGCCTGGTGA
- a CDS encoding GDP-L-fucose synthase, translating to MEHSAKIYVAGHRGLVGSGIVRLLRQRGYDNLLLRTRDELDLTRQHEVEQFFQQERPEYCFLAAARVGGISANNTYPADFIYQNLAIQSNVIQSAYRFGVKKLLFLGSSCIYPRLAPQPMREESLLDGKLEPTNEPYAVAKIAGIKMCQAYNRQYGTRFICVMPTNLYGPGDNFDLENSHVLPALIRKFHEAREEHKPLVEVWGTGRARREFLFVDDLADACLFLMQHYTSSEPINVGVGKDITIHELALLIQRITGYRGELRFNPARPDGTPQKLLDITKISSLGWKARTPLDQGIEITCRSYANSVKKLTLQAEPGILPS from the coding sequence ATGGAGCATTCAGCGAAAATCTACGTTGCCGGTCACAGGGGATTGGTTGGCTCTGGCATTGTACGCCTGCTCAGGCAAAGAGGATATGATAACCTGCTCCTTCGCACCCGTGATGAGCTGGACCTGACCCGGCAGCATGAGGTGGAGCAGTTCTTTCAGCAGGAGCGCCCTGAGTATTGTTTCCTGGCTGCGGCCAGGGTCGGAGGCATCAGCGCCAACAATACGTATCCTGCCGATTTCATTTACCAGAACCTGGCCATACAGAGCAATGTTATCCAGAGTGCCTATCGTTTCGGAGTCAAAAAGCTCCTCTTTCTCGGGAGCTCGTGCATTTATCCCAGACTGGCTCCTCAGCCCATGAGAGAGGAATCCCTGCTGGACGGCAAGCTTGAGCCTACCAATGAGCCCTATGCCGTGGCCAAGATCGCCGGTATCAAGATGTGCCAGGCGTATAACAGGCAATATGGCACCCGGTTTATCTGCGTTATGCCCACCAATCTTTATGGTCCCGGCGATAACTTCGACCTGGAGAATTCGCATGTCCTGCCCGCTCTGATCAGAAAATTCCACGAAGCCAGGGAGGAGCACAAGCCCCTGGTCGAGGTCTGGGGCACGGGAAGGGCACGCCGGGAATTTCTCTTCGTTGACGATCTGGCCGATGCCTGCCTGTTTCTCATGCAGCATTATACCAGCAGTGAGCCTATTAATGTCGGGGTGGGGAAGGACATTACCATCCATGAGCTTGCCCTTCTGATACAAAGAATTACCGGCTACCGGGGGGAATTGCGGTTTAATCCGGCCAGGCCGGATGGAACACCGCAGAAACTTCTGGATATAACCAAAATAAGCAGCCTGGGCTGGAAGGCCAGGACCCCTCTTGACCAGGGGATTGAGATTACCTGCCGCTCGTATGCCAATTCAGTCAAAAAGCTCACCCTGCAAGCTGAACCGGGAATTTTACCATCGTAA
- a CDS encoding cyclophilin-like fold protein, producing MPHKIHIKAGNIELEGTLNDTPTAKLIWERLPIESSGNLWGGEIYFMIPISSELDKTARDTVEIGELGYWPTGKALCIFFGPTPLSEGNEIVSADKVNIVGRITGDPTRLREFEDGDFITLSRGGLTQ from the coding sequence ATGCCTCATAAAATACATATTAAAGCCGGTAATATTGAACTTGAAGGAACATTGAACGATACACCTACCGCCAAGCTCATTTGGGAGCGATTGCCTATCGAATCATCCGGGAACCTGTGGGGAGGGGAGATTTACTTCATGATCCCGATCAGCAGTGAATTGGACAAAACTGCCCGTGATACCGTAGAGATCGGCGAGCTTGGTTACTGGCCGACAGGCAAGGCATTATGCATTTTTTTCGGGCCAACGCCGTTGAGCGAAGGGAATGAGATCGTCAGTGCTGATAAGGTCAATATCGTTGGCCGTATAACCGGTGACCCCACCAGGTTAAGAGAGTTTGAAGATGGAGATTTTATTACTTTATCACGAGGAGGATTAACTCAATGA
- a CDS encoding ferredoxin: protein MIAIIDGELCIGCGQCEELCPDVFEIEGERARVISDEVPEDALDACYEAVESCPVDAIILEEDE, encoded by the coding sequence ATGATAGCTATTATTGATGGCGAACTCTGCATAGGCTGTGGACAATGTGAAGAGCTTTGTCCGGACGTATTTGAAATTGAGGGTGAAAGAGCCCGCGTTATTTCTGATGAAGTCCCTGAGGACGCCCTGGATGCCTGCTATGAGGCAGTAGAGAGCTGCCCGGTCGATGCAATTATCCTCGAAGAGGACGAATAG